A stretch of DNA from Aspergillus flavus chromosome 3, complete sequence:
ACCTCCGCAGATCCATCGCAGAAATGCGGAGAACGTAACAATTGAAAGGCTCCACAACGGCCATCGTCCCGAACGCCCGGGTTAGAAGAACCCGACCTTCTCAGCACGCAATACAGCTTCGTGGATGTATACTGGCGCAGAAAAGCTCCATTGTAGCCCAAACATGTACAAATGGCATAGGAATTTGCGCTGTCAGTCTCCTATGAAGACAACACATCGCAATGAGTTGGTATTTTCATATTCCCTGTAATAGTAACTAACAAAGAAAGGTAACGTAATCCAATGAGGAACAATGAATTAACGAGAGAATCGGAGGAGCACCGAGATCAGTCATTGATTCGGACACTTCTCCGCGTTGTGACCAAATGACTCAGCACAGTCACTAGCCACTGAGGCGCAGCATATGTGTGGCTGATGACGGGCTGTTGCCAAGAGGTCCAGCACCGAAATTGTCTCGCGGATATCGATAGGTACGGGGACGCTTTCAATAAAGAAGCTGTGAAGGCAACGGGGAAAAGGTATCGTTGTTTTCAGATGCGTGTGGCGTTTGGCGTAGAAAACTTTTCCAGGATACTTGGGAATAGTAATACACCTATTTCGAGTTGTGTAAGATCCAAAGGAACCTGCGCCGCTTTTTCCTTGCCTCGTTTTGGCCAGCAGCATAGTGGAGGTATGTTTCACACTGCCCAATATCTACAAGTGTTCTGCCTCAGTCAGGGCTGGGTAGATTGTCGGTTTCTGTACCTATAACTCACCTGAGACGCAGTACTTTACAGTAAACATTTTCTGTCACAATCTTCTCGCTGTTCTATTCTCAGCAGAAAAGCATTCTCTACAGGCTCAACCAAATATTTACCTGCAGCCAAGATGGGTGACACCAGTAAACCCTTAAGATATGTCGACGTGagttttcttggtctttcaTATATCATTGTATGGGTAGCTGATAAGGGGAAACCTTCGTATAACCAGATTGGGATCAATTTTAGTGATCCTGTTTTCAGGGGAGAGTACCACGGAAAACAGGTTCATGAAAGTGACTTggacgacatcatccagcGTGCTCGCGAAGTAGGCTGCGAAAAGTTCATGGTTACAGGTTCTGATGTGGAAGAGTCCCGGCGTGCTATCGAAATTGCCCAGAATTATCGTATGTAATACTGCTTTCTatatcctttttttcctccttctcccggctccctttttctttctttctcttttcctcccctcctcaacTTTTACAGCCCATCCAATTTCAATGATGCTTGGTTTAAACTGACAAGTCCTTGAATAGCTGGATTTTGCTATGCCACAGTCGGTGTTCATCCCTGTCAGGCGAAGCTCTTCGATGAATTTTCGGGTGGTCCGTCGAAAATGCTTGACGAACTGAGATCCCTTGCACTAGAGTCAAAGAAATCTGGATACGCAGTTGCGTTCGGTGAAATAGGTCTCGATTATGATCGGTTGTTCCTAAGCGCAAAAGAACCTCAATTGAAGTATTTCGAAGCTCAGTTGGATCTCGCGGTAGAGATACAACtacctctcttcctccattCCCGAGCTGCTAGCGAGGACTTTGAGCGGTTACTGGCACCCAGGCTCGAGAAACTTCCTAAGAAGGGTCTCGTTCACAGTTTTACCGGGActatggaggagatgaaACGCATGGTGGCCCTCGGTTTAGATGTTGGCGTCAACGGTTGCAGTTTAAAGACGGAGGAGAACCTGGAGGTGGTGAAGGCTTTACCTCTGGAACGACTTCAAATAGAAACGGATGGCCCGTGGGTAAGCAAATAGCTTGTTTCCTACTATTTGTCTGGACTTCATTGTTAACGCTGCTATTTTATAGTGCGAAATCCGCCCGTCTCATGCATCCTCCAAATATCTAGAAGGTGCACCGACGCTACCAAAGGCTGTcaaaaaggagaaatggCAAAAGGGTTGTATGGTTAAGGGTCGCAACGAGCCTATTGCTATCGCCCATGTCGCTCACGTCATTGCGATGGTGAAGGGTATCACTGTTGAGGAAGTTTGCGAAGCGTGAGTATTTCCCCGAATCAGATGGCCTCCCATTTATAGATTGCTAATACCGCGCGTTCTAGTGCCTGGAACAACTCAGTTAGGATGTTTGGGCTTGGCGAAGGAACATCGTAGCTCGGTCCTTATCTTTTCCAATGACAGTGCTCTATTCAAACTTGACTTTGAACTTTTTTTGATAGCCTGATAGACCCGGACTTCGGGTCTAACAATGCTTGCTTTGCTGTGATGATCATGATAGATAGATGAGTCTGGAATTTGTCGTTACTTTACGGATCCCCGGATCTCCCCGAAAAGGCCCAAGGTCCCAACCATGGTTCGAGAGGGCTTTCAGGGCTGCAACTGGACCTGGAGCCGCCTATTGAGCACGAAACaagcgaaaagaaaaacttaGACTAATGACCACTCTACTTCGCGGCGTTGCTTCGGAATTAAGAGTACAGCAAGAGACCCTGCGGTCGCTCTTTGTTCTTAAAGCTTCCGGTCACGGAAGTGTATGGTCATACCGCTTTGTCCATCAATAAATCAGTCGcccattattattatttttgcAGAACTGGGGACCatttgttcctttttttttaaaagccGGTCGCTTCCTGGTAGTGGACTTTTGACGGCGAAGGTCTACAAGTGCAACTTTTCTGCTCCTTTTTTGCATCAGCTCACCGCCCCGAAGCTGCAAAAGTGCAACagtcttgtttctttctccactCCCCCAGACTGTTGGATTGTTGTCTCAAAAATTCCCTTATTCCTTGCTCGTCCTAGCCTAACAGCTCTATCGACTATAAACTCGTGAAAATGTTTGTCTCTCAAAGATTTTCGTCTGTCTGAAACTCTCGAGACAGACTTCTTCAAGTCTCTCTCAAGTTTTATAGACCACCCCATCATTTTTAGCTGGACGACTTCTCAGCACTTTCTAGGCTGGGAATAGGCCTTTCCTCCGGTTGAAATTGGTTGGAACACTAAAGGGTCTTGTTTACTGTCCTTGCGTGCTGGTTCCTGCGCCCGGGGACATCAACCCCTTCTATATTCGAAGGCCCCCGTGGCATACAGCGACCTGCCGTGTTACTCTATAAACATGGCTAACATGGCCATGGTTATTCCCTTGGCGCAGAAATCCTCCAGCAGTTCTCTTGTCGGTCAAAATGGTGAGCATCTTCCTACTAAGACAACAATGGTTCACTCTAGCGATACCCACTTTCTGCATTGCTTTCAAGCTGACGTACGTCAGGTTTTGTGACAGAAAGAGCACACCTTAAAGGTTCATTGGCAGAATCTGAGCCAATGTACTCTGAGCTACCCCCGAACTTtggggaggtggtggaagGAATCTATCGCAGCGCGTTTCCCAGCCCTTGGAATCTTCCCGCGCTCGAGAACCTGGGTCTAAAGACTATAATGTCAGTGGCTTTTCCATACGTCGCGCGGACTATGTGTTAACATGCAACATAGCACCCTCGTCGAAGAACCGTACAGCGTGAGTCATATGAGTTTTCTTCGTGAGAATGGGATCGCGCACTTTCGCATTATCGTTCAAGCAAACAAGGATCCGGAAGAGAAGACCCCTGATCATGTAATCAATGGTATCCTCGAAATTCTTCTTAACAAGGCCAATCATCCGATCCTTATTCATTGCAACAAGGGAAAGGTATGTGTAGGATTCTTTGCGTTATGTATCTGCTCTAATTGATTATCTATAGCATCGTACTGGCTGCGTAGTGGCCTGCTTCCGAAAGGTCCAAGGTTGGAACTTGCGCGATGTTCTTGACGAATATTTAAGTTATTCCTGGCCAAAATCTAGAGCTCTAGATGAAAGGTTTATCGAAGCGTTCGATGCAACCAAACTCGACCAGGTGGCTAAGGAGTCTGGTGCCAAACTGTGGAAACCCACCGGTAGCCACAGGAATCCGGAGCCCTATATGTTGCGTTCCACATTTTGACAGGCATCTTAGTTACCCGAACCTGTTAATCATCACGACTTATGACAACTTGCTGCCCGAGAAAGAGATTTACGGGATTTTCACAAAGATCAATGCATTTACACGGAATAAAGAGCGCAAGTTTTGAGGGTTATTGTGCCTTAATAGAGCAATTGCTTTATATTTGCTATATCTGATGTCCCACCCACTTGATACTTATCGGCCAGCCCCTGGCGTTCAATCTTTAAGGGATACTGGTCTTGTTTTCGCACACATATGGCCCTTTCTATTGATTTTTAATGCCACGTGTGTTTCACCATGACCGTTCCATGCCTGAGCCGGGCAATGCCATATGTACGACTCCACTCGCATGACGTGGATATGTCCACGGTATACAGATGTTGCTAACAACATGTGGATCATAAGCTAACGGTCCTCGGGTTGCTGGTTGCTTTCTTGCTCTTTCCcttctagtatataaatcaCGCATTATTGTAAATAATGATTACCTTGCCTCGCGTCTCTTAAACTTCCAATTTTGGCTATCTTCTACAGTCTGTAATAGCTCGGGTAGACTCTCCGTGCAATATATTAAGATAAACCTTATACTACTAGACCAAAGCTAGGATGTCTTCACAATTAATCGCAGAACATATCATCACTCTCTCTACCATAAGATCCTTCTACTTCAAAGACAGACGATATACATGATATAGGCATTGAAGTCGATAAGTAATCATCGGATTGATCCCACACAAGCATTTCCTCGCTCAGCAGATCTACGTATAATGAGTCGCCTGTTGATACACATTGTCTGCCGTGATCGGTTTCCCAGGAGGTATTTGGTGTTGTATGACTATACTCCAAGCAATCAAAATTGTCACTTTGGCTTTCCATTATATCAGAGTAAACCGATGTATTTTCCCCCTGAGACAATAAAATGCTTGTTTCATCTGGTCTGTATGATTCAATATCTCCGTTGGTGCCTAGATAGCAGTCTGATGTTTCTGTTTCATTGATGTCCCAGTCGTCGTGAAATTGGACATTCTCTTCGATGTTTTCCTTGGTTACGGTGTTTATCTGACGCAGCGTTTCGCTGCATGGCCTAGACATAGGCCATAATGAGCTTAGCCTTCGTGAAGCTTCTGGTTTATAGAGTTTCTTTTGGGCAATGCACCAGAGGGATGTCATTATTATAGTTTTCGGGTCCATTACATCAGGAATAGTAGATAAGTCCTCAAGCTGACAGCGTTGTGATGCTTCAAGGGCAGCAGCTTTATCTTGTAGCGATTTGTTTCGTGTAGACTTTAGGATAGAACACATAGATTTGGCAATCAGGGGTATCAATTGCGATCGTTCATTCATGGCCTATCAATGAACCGAGTCAGATCTATATGGCCGGGTACTTGGAGATAATCGGTTACTCACTTCGCGATATCTAAGACTGAATACTGAAGGAGCGATTCGAGAAAGAGACTGtagcttgctcttctccagtATGGGATATTTGTAAATGCTGGGTGGGTTGTCGCGCACAAGTGTGCTGAATCCGAGGTTGAACAAGGATATGAACTCTGAGACTTGGCAGGTATCGTTGGCCAGTAGAATACTTCCAGGGGTAGAACCTTTGGAATGTCCAACAACTTCGTCGGCGCGATAAGGTCTTTCCATGCGCGGCGTGACTCCGCTATTCTCAGGCGCTGTGAATGAAGTTATACATCGCAGGGGTTGATTGCCACGACTATATATCATCGAGATACTAATTGTAGATATATGAAAAGCTGGAGCATATAAAGGAGGAACTGCATTGGCGAGCGACTCGACCAGGGCTGGTCGCTTTGATATTTCGGCTGTTACGGGCCCTCCAGGCCTTCTGCGCAATCCGAACGAT
This window harbors:
- a CDS encoding tatD-related DNase; its protein translation is MTGCCQEVQHRNCLADIDRYGDAFNKEAVKATGKRYRCFQMRVAFGVENFSRILGNSNTPISSCVRSKGTCAAFSLPRFGQQHSGVLYSKHFLSQSSRCSILSRKAFSTGSTKYLPAAKMGDTSKPLRYVDIGINFSDPVFRGEYHGKQVHESDLDDIIQRAREVGCEKFMVTGSDVEESRRAIEIAQNYPGFCYATVGVHPCQAKLFDEFSGGPSKMLDELRSLALESKKSGYAVAFGEIGLDYDRLFLSAKEPQLKYFEAQLDLAVEIQLPLFLHSRAASEDFERLLAPRLEKLPKKGLVHSFTGTMEEMKRMVALGLDVGVNGCSLKTEENLEVVKALPLERLQIETDGPWCEIRPSHASSKYLEGAPTLPKAVKKEKWQKGCMVKGRNEPIAIAHVAHVIAMVKGITVEEVCEAAWNNSVRMFGLGEGTS
- a CDS encoding tyrosine phosphatase family protein; translation: MANMAMVIPLAQKSSSSSLVGQNGFVTERAHLKGSLAESEPMYSELPPNFGEVVEGIYRSAFPSPWNLPALENLGLKTIITLVEEPYSVSHMSFLRENGIAHFRIIVQANKDPEEKTPDHVINGILEILLNKANHPILIHCNKGKHRTGCVVACFRKVQGWNLRDVLDEYLSYSWPKSRALDERFIEAFDATKLDQVAKESGAKLWKPTGSHRNPEPYMLRSTF